The following DNA comes from Micromonospora chokoriensis.
TCACTCCGCTCTACCGCTCGGTTCACCTGATTCGCGGGGTCACACTGGGCAGTGGCGGGTGGCTCTGGCTGCTCGACGTGCTCTACCTGCTGGTGGTGATGGCGGTCGGCCTGCTGGTGGCCTCGCACCGGATGGGCAGGTTGCTCTACAGGTAGGGGTTATGGGCGACCGTCGACGGGGCATGTCCGGAGGTGACACCGCCGACGATGAGGAGGGGCGATGGCCTCGAACGAGTCTCCCGCCCAGCGGGAGCAGGAGCGTGCTTCCGCCAGCGCGCCGGTTGGTCCCGACGCGGGCCCGGACAGCCCCACCGACCTGCCGGGCAGTGGGTGGAAGGCGGCCCTGCGTCGGACGATCAGCGAGTTCCAGGACGACAGCCTGACCGACTGGGCGGCGGCGCTCACCTACTACGGGGTGCTGTCCATCTTCCCCGGTGTGCTGGTGCTGATCTCGCTGCTCGGTCTGCTCGGTGAGAGCGCCACCGAGGGCGTCAAGGACACCGTCAACCAGGCGGTGCCGAACGACAGCATCCAGAAGATCATCGAGGGCGCGATCGACACCGCGGACAAGAACGGTGGCCTCGCCAGCATCGCCGCGATCATCGGTCTGGTGGCGGCGTTCTGGTCCGCCTCCGGCTACGTCGGGGCGTTCATGCGCGCCTCGAACACGATCTACGACGTGCCGGAGGGGCGGCCGATCTGGAAGACGCTGCCGATCCGGCTCGGCGTGACGGCGGTGATCGGGGTGCTGCTGCTGGCCAGCGCGGTGATCGTGGTGTTCACCGGTCGCCTGGCCGAGTCGGTCGGCGACGTGATCGGCGTCGGCTCGACGGCGGTCGCGGTGTGGGACATCGCGAAGTGGCCGGTGCTGCTGGTTCTGGTCAGTCTGATGTTCGCGATCCTCTACTGGGCCTCGCCGAACGCCCGCCACGGTGGTTTCCGCTGGGTCAGCCCCGGCGGCGTGCTGGCGGTGGTGATCTGGCTGGTGATCTCCGGGTTGTTCGCCTTCTACGTGAGCAACTTCAGTTCGTACGACAAGACGTACGGGACGCTGGCCGGCGTGATCATCTTTTTGGTCTGGCTCTGGCTCAGCAACATCGCGATCCTGCTGGGCGCCGAGTTCGACGCGGAGTTGGAGCGCGGCCGTGCCATCGCGGCGGGTCACGCTGCGGACGACGAGCCGTACGTCGAGCTGCGCGACGACCGCAAACTCCGCAAGAAGCGCAACCAGCGGGGTTCGGTCGACTGAGCCGACGCGTCAGTGGCTACCAGGCCCGTTCTGGACCCGGTAGCCACTGGACGCGCGCAATTGTGGAACCGATTGTCAGCTGCAGGCTGAGGTGAGGCACCAGCCGTTGAGCGTGACTACCTGCAGGTCGTTCACCTTGTGCCAGCCCGGGTAATATTTGTTACCCACGCTGTCGTAGTAAATGTATCCGCTGGGCACCTGGAAACCGTCAGTGTCCCGGAAGTCGTAGTAATACCTCGAATCGGAGGCGCTGCCCTGACCGGCCGGCAACCACATGGTCTTGCTGTTGGTCGGCCAGTTGCCCGAAAGCTTCACGGATCGGCCCAGCCGGTTCTTCACCTCACCGCAGAAGATGCCGGCCGTGCAGTTGCCGAGCGGGACGAAGTCCGAGCCAGCGGGGTTGGAGGCGGCCTGCTGGACAGGTGCGGCGACCGTTGCCGCGACGGCAGAGCCCGTCGAAGCTGGTGCCGCCTGAGCCGCCGATGGCACCAGGAAAGCGAAGAAGGTTGCTGCGGACACGGCCGCGACAAATCGCGTCGGTCGATTCATTGGGGTCCTTCCCGTCGGGGTTTTCGGGCACGACAGAACGGCGTTTCATCGAGATTGGAGAATTGCGGTGCGCGATTCGACCCCGTGGCTGTCGATGTCTGAGGACGCTATCGGTGACGTAGACGACTGTCAACGTCCTTTGCAATTGTTGTGGTGCTGGACACGGGCTGTTCAGCAGGCCCTCCGCGGGCGTATTCGCTGCTTGGGCAGGGTTTGGCGCCGACGCCGCGAGACCGCCCGGCACCGAGGGGATTCCGCCCGAGCTGACCTCGTCGGATTCGCCCAACCCACGCTGGGTGCGGCGCTCACCCTGCCCGTACCCGTGCTCGCGCCTGCGCCGTCCGCGCGCTCGCGTCGTGCCCTGCCCGCGCCCGCGCCCGTCCGCGTGCCCGCGCCCGCGCTGGCCCTGCCCACGCCGACCGCTCGTCCTCAAGATCCGGGCAGTATCGGGGATGTTGCTGCCTACCTGCGCGTGGAGGCAGCACTTTTCCGATACTGCGCGGATCTTCCCGCGGATTTCGCGCTCTCCGGTGGGTCCGGCGCTCAAGATCGTGCAAGATCCCGGATGTAGTGGTCTCCCGGCGCGTCGACACCCCTGCTTCCAGGATGTTGCGCGGGGCACGGGGCACGGGGCGCGAGGGTGATGCGCAGCTCCGCCGGGCGGGCAGCGGGCGGGCGGGAAGCACCTCCGCAAGGCGCAACCAAAACTTCTGTCCGTTTGAGCAAAAGTTAGCGTCGGAACAGCCGAAGCTCTGGACAGCTGATGCGAGCGCTCCTACTGTGTCGGACACAACACATCGGCATTGCGTCGATGTGAACGATGCCAATGCAGAGGCGGCTCTCGGTGCGAACGGTCGATCCCCTTCACGTGCGACTGTTGCGGTTGCTCCGCGACGAGGGCGCCGTGTCGCGGGCCGAACTGGGCGACCAGCTCCAGATGCCGCGACCTCGCATGCTGGCCGAGCTCGATCGTCTGGTAGCCCTGGGTTACGTCGCCGAGGCGGGGCTCGCCGCCTCCCGGGGTGGGCGTCGCTCGACGCTGGTCGAGCTGAACCCGAAGCTGCGCTTCGCCGCCGTCGACCTCGGTGCCAGCTCGATGGACATCGAGGTGGTCAACGGCCGGCTCGAACCGGTGGCCCACTACGGCGAGGCCGCCGACATCCGTAACGGTCCGAAGGTGACCCTGCAACGGGTCAACGAGCTGTTGCACAAGGCCCGGGTCGACGGGGCGTACGAGCGGCTGGACGCGGTAGGTATCGGGGTGCCCGGCCCGGTCAGCTTCCGGGACGGCGTCCCGGTCTCGCCGCCGATCATGCCGGGCTGGGACCGGTACCCGGTGCGTGAGCTGCTCAGCCGGGAGCACGGCTGCCCGGCGGTGGTCGACAACGACGTCAACATCATGGCGATCGGTGAGCGGCACGGTGGGGTCGCCCACTCGGTGGACGACTTCCTCTTCGTGAAGATCGGCACCGGCATCGGGTGCGGCATCTACCTCACCGGCGAGGTCTACCGGGGCACCGACGGCTGCGCCGGCGACATCGGCCACATCCAGGTCGACTCGCACGGTCCGATGTGTTCGTGCGGCAACATCGGCTGCCTGGAAGCGCTGTTCAGCGGTGCCGCGTTGGCCAAGGACGCCACCGCCGCGGCCCGCAGTGGGGCGTCGCCGGCGCTGGCCGAGCGGATGTCCCTGCGCGGTGTGGTGACCGCCCTCGACGTCGCCGAGGGTGCCGTCGAGGGGGACGTGACCTGTATCCAGCTGATCCGTGACGGCGGACGGCGGGTCGGCGGCGTGCTCGCCGGCCTGGTCAGCTTCACCAACCCGTCGATGATCGTGATCGGCGGCGGGCTCGCCCAGCTCGGGCACATCCTGCTCGCCGAGATCCGCAGCGTGGTCTACCGCCGTTCGTTGCCGTTGGCAACCGGCAACCTGCCCGTCGTGCTGTCCGAGCTCGGTGGCCGAGCCGGCGTCGCCGGAGCGGCAGTGCTGGCCAGCGACGTCGCCTTCGCGGAAGCCGCATGAAGTTGACCGAGATCCTGTCGTGAGCGAGGAGGAGACTGTGGCTCTGCCCGAGGATGACCCCGCCACCGCGTCGGCCGAGGCCGTCGCAGCCGCCACCGCGTCGGCCGAGGCACCGCTGGTCGAGGCTCCCGCCGACACCGTCGCGGGCGAGGTGGTCCTGCGCCTCACCGATCTGGTCAAGACCTTCCCCGGCGTACGCGCACTGGACGGCGTGCAGCTGGAGGTACGTGCCGGCGAGGTGCACTGCCTGCTCGGGCAGAACGGCGCGGGCAAGTCCACCCTGATCAAGGTGCTCGCCGGTGTGCACCAACCGGATTCGGGGCAGGTGGAGTGGCGCGGGGAACCGGCGACGTTCGCCAACCCGCAGGCCGCCATGAAGGCCGGCATCGCCACCATCTACCAGGAGCTCGACCTCGTCGAGGACCTGTCGGTGGCGGAGAACGCCTTCCTCGGCCACGAGTACCGCAACTTCGGGTTCGTCCAGCGCGGCCGGATGGCCCGACACACCCGGCAGATCCTCGGCCGGCTCGGTCACGCCGAGATCCCGCCGGGACGGATGGTCCGGTCGCTGCCGGCGGCGGGCAAGCAGATCGTCAGCATGGCCCGGGCGCTGTCGCACGAGGCCCGACTGATCATCATGGACGAGCCGAGCGCGGTGCTGGCCCACGACGAGGTCGGCAACCTGTTCCGGATCATCCGGGAGCTGACCGCGCAGGGCATCGCCGTCATCTACATCTCGCACCGGCTCGAGGAGATCCGCGAGATCGGCGACCGGGTCACCGTACTCAAGGACGGTCGGACCACGGCGGCGAACCTGCCGGCGCGCGACACCCCGACCCGCGACCTGGTCAGCCGGATGACCGGCCGGACCATCGAGTACGTCTTCCCGGACCGGCCGACCGACGACACCGCGGGCGACGACCTGCTCCAGGTGGAGGGGTTGACCCGCACCGGTGAGTTCGCCGACGTCTCGCTGAACGTGCGGGCCGGGGAGATCGTCGGCATCGCGGGGCTGGTCGGCTCCGGTCGCTCCGAGTTGCTGGAGACGATCTACGGTGCCCGCCTCCCGGATGCCGGTCAGGTCCGGATGAACGGGAAGGCGCTGCGTCCCGGCGTCGGCTCGGCGGTCCGGGCCGGCATGGGGATGGCCCCGGAGGAACGCAAGAGCCAGGCGTTGCTGCTCGGTGAACCGATCTACCGCAACGTCACGCTGGCGACCTTCGGCCGGTACGCGCGGCTCGGCTTCACCGATGCCGCCAAGGAACGCGCCGAGGCGGACCGGATCGCGGAGACCCTGGAGCTGCGGCCCCGGGACGTCGACCGGCCGGTACGCACGCTGTCCGGCGGCAACCAGCAGAAGGTGGTGGTCGGGCGGTGGTTGCTCGGCGGCACCAAGCTGTTGCTGCTCGACGAGCCCACCCGGGGCGTGGACGTGGGCGCCCGGGCTGAGCTCTACCAGGTCATCCGGTCGTTGGCCGCGCAGGGCGTCGGGGTGTTGCTGGTCTCCAGCGAGGTGCCCGAGGTGCTGGGCCTGGCCGACCGGGTGCTGGTGATGCGGGAAGGGCGTGTCGTCCGCGAAGCCGCGGCCGGCGAACTCGACGAGAACACTGTGCTTGACCTCGTGATGGCGGGGTCCTTGATGGAAGGCGCACCGGCATGAGCGACGCGACTCCCACTCCCACCGCGACACCGGAGCGCCCGCAGCTTCCGGCACAGTCGCCGCCGGTGGACCCGGCGGAGACGGCGGTGGCCAGCGATAAGGCAACTTCGGGCCGGCTCTCCTGGTGGCGGGGGGACGGCGGCGACGGCGCCAAGCGCAACCTCGGTCTGATCGGGGTGCTGGTGGCGCTCATCGTGGTCGGCGCGATCACGAAGCCGGACCTGTACGGCGATCCGAACTGGGTGTGGAACAACGTTCTGGCCATCCTCCAGCTCGCCTCGGTCGTCGGCGTGGTCACCGTCGGGATGACCTTCGTGATCATCGGTGGCGGCATCGACCTGTCGGTAGGTGCGATCGTCGCGCTGGCCGGCGTCTGGTGCACCACTGTCGCCACCCAGAACTTCGGCGCCGGCGGCATGATCTTCACCGCCCTGGTGGTCGGTATCTGCGTCGGCCTGGTCAACGGCGTGCTCATCTCGTACGGCCGGTTGGTCCCCTTCATCGCGACGCTCGCGATGCTGGTGGCCGCGCGAGGGCTCGCGGCGTCGATCTCCAACAAGCAGACCCAGGTGTCGAGCAGCACCTTCATCAACGACATCGCGGCGCGCAAGGTGATCGGGATCCCGATCCTCGTCTACATCCTCGGCGCGGTGGTCCTGGCCGGGTGGGTCCTGCTCAACCGGACGACCTTCGGTCGGCGGACCATCGCCGTCGGCGGCAACCCGGAGGCGGCACGGCTGGCCGGCATCAACGTCCGGCGGCACACCATGTTCCTCTACGCCCTCTCCGGCCTCTGCTGCGGCATCGCCGCCATCATGCTCACCTCGCAGGCCACCTCGGCGCAGGCGGCGATGGCCAACCTGTACGAGCTGGACGCGATCGCCGCGGCGATCATCGGCGGGACGCTGCTCAGTGGGGGCCGCGGCACGATCGTCGGCTCACTGCTCGGCGTCATCATCTTCGCCACGATCACGAACCTCTTCGCCATCAACGGCCTCTCCATCGAGGCGCAGAACATGGTCAAGGGCGGCATCATCGTCGCCGCCGTCCTGATCCAGCAGTTCCAGTACAAGTCAGTCACTCGGCTCCTCGCGCGGAACAGGGTCACCACCGCCTGACGCACCGCACCGTTGTCCCTGGCCACGTCGAAACTTTCGACGTGGGCAGGGCCCCGCACACCCTCATTCAGTCAGATACCGCTTCCAGGAGGTCGTTCATGACCCAGCACAGTCGCGACCTGTCGCGCCGCCGGTTGCTCTTCGGCGGAGCCGCAGTTGGCGCTGCCACCCTGCTGACCGCCTGCACCAGCAACGAGACCCCGGCCGCCAGCACCCAGACCAAGGCCGCGGGCGGCAGCGAGGGCAACAACGCCCCCGGCAAGAAGGTCGTCATCGGCTTCTCCGCGCCGGCCGCCGACCACGGCTGGATGGGCGCCATCCACGCCAACGCCAAGGCCCAGGCGGCGGCGTACTCGGACGTGGAGTTCAAGGAGGTCGACGGTGGGTCGAACTCCGAGGCCCAGCGCTCCACGCTCGGCACCCTGATCGCCCAGAAGCCGGACATCATCGTCGTGCTGCCGCACGACGGCAAGGAGGTCAACGCGGTTGCCCTCCAGGCCATGCAGGCCGGCATCCCGATCGTCAACCTGGACCGTGCCTTCCCGGACGCGCTGGCGTCGCGGCTGGTCATCAAGGGTGACAACTACGGCATGGGCGTTTCGGCCGGGCACTTCATCGGCAAGATGCTCAAGGACAAGGGCATCGCCAACCCGGTCATCGGTGAGATCGCCGGTCTGGAGATCCCGCTGACCGTCGAGCGCAGCGAAGGCTTCAAGGCCGCCCTGGCGACCTACGGCTTCTCGGTGCGGAACCGTCGTTCGGCCGAGTTCACCTCGGACAGCGGTCAGCGCGAGGCGTCCCAGCTGCTCCAGGCGCTGCCGAAGATCGACGCGGTCTGGAACCACGACGACGACCAGGGCATCGGCGTGCTGGCCGCCATCAAGCAGGCCAACCGTTCCGAGTTCTTCATGGTCGGCGGCGCCGGCTCCAAGCTCGCGATCGACGCGATCAAGGCCGACAACACCGTGCTCAAGGCCACGGTCACCTACAACCCGTCGATGGCCTCCTCGGCGATCTCGCTTGCGCGGCTCATCGCGCAGGGCCGGGGCATGGGAGACCTGACGGAGCTCCAGGTGCCCAAGGAAGTGACCCTGGCCTCCGAGACGATCACCAAGGAGAACGCGAGCAGCTACGACAAGCTCGGGTTCTGACATACCGGGGGGAGACCCACCTTGTCCACGACAGACAAAGAACTGCGGATCGGCATGGTCGGCTACGCGTTCATGGGCGCCGCGCACTCGCAGGCGTGGCGCACCGTGAACCGCGTGTTCGACCTGCCGACGCGGGCCCGGATGGCGCTGATCTGCGGTCGAGACACAGGGAAGGTGGCGGACGCCGCCGACCGGCTCGGCTGGGAGGCGTACACCACGGACTGGCGTGATCTGATCAACCGGGACGACATCGATGTGATCGATGTGTGCACCCCGGGCGACAGTCACGCCGAGATCGCCCTCGCCGCGTTGGCCGCCGGCAAGCACGTCCTGTGCGAGAAGCCGCTGGCCAACACGGTGGAGGAGGCGCGGGCGATGACCGCTGCGGCGGAGGTCGCCCGGGCCGCCGGAGTGCGGTCGATGTGCGGGTTCAACTACCGCCGGGTCCCCGCGGTCACGATGATGCGGCAGTTGGTGGCCGACGGACGGCTCGGGGTGATTCGACACGTCCGTGCGACGTACCTGCAGGACTGGATCGTGGACCCGCAGTTCCCGCTGGTCTGGCGGTTGCAGAAAGACAGGGCGGGCTCCGGCGCGCTCGGTGACATCGGTGCCCACATCATCGACCTGACCCAGTTCGTCACGGGTCAGCGGATCAGTGGGGTCAGCGCGGTCACCGAGACCTTCGTCAGGGAGCGTCCGTTGCCGGCCGAGTCGAGCGGCCTCGCGGCCACCGTGGACGGCGGCACGGCGCCCACCGGGCCGGTCACCGTCGACGACGCCGCGGTGTTCGTGGCCCGGCTCGACGGTGGCGCGCTGGCCACGTACGAGGCGAGCCGGTTCGCCACCGGTCGCAAGAACGCGCTGCGCGTCGAGATCAACGGTTCGTTGGGCAGCGTGGTCTTCGACCTGGAGCGGCTCAACGAGCTGGAGTTCTACGACGCCACCAGGCCCACCGCGGAGCAGGGTTTCAGCCGCATCCTGGTGACCGAGGGCGAGCACCCGTACATGTCGGCGTGGTGGCCCCCGGGCCACATCATCGGCTACGAGCACTCGTTCACGCACGAGATGCGCGACTTCATCGAGGCGGTCGCCACCGGTGTGGACCCGGCTCCCTCGTTCGCCGACGCGTTGCAGGTCCAGCTGGTGCTGGACGCGGTGGCCCGTTCGGCGGAACTCGGCTCCTCCTGGACCGAGGTCGAACCGGCGCTGACCGCGGCGACCGTCTGACCATCGACCATTCGCGATAGCGGTGTTCGCACCGCCATCGCCCGACCGGCTTCCCGAAGCCGACCGGCGAGGACCGGCCGCGGATTGCGCCCCGCGGCCGGGACGAGGTCGGCGTCGGAGAGCGTGCGGCCGGGCCTGACGGCCCGGTGGCGCACGAGCAGGACGGTCGTCCGGTGCGACCGGACCGGGATTCCCCGGCCGCACCGGAGGACCGCCACCATCGGTGGACACCGTAGGACCTGACCAGACCGCCCGCCGTTGCCCCCACCCGTACCGCACGCACTCGCCGACGTCCGGCGGGTCGTGCTCCGTTCGGTGACCCGGTGGGCGCGGCGGCCTGAGACGCCCGGCCGGGGCATGCCAACGCCCCGATCGGTCGGATGCGGGGGAGACAGGGTCGAGACGCCGACCCGACCCTGTCTACCAAGCCCCGT
Coding sequences within:
- a CDS encoding YihY/virulence factor BrkB family protein, encoding MASNESPAQREQERASASAPVGPDAGPDSPTDLPGSGWKAALRRTISEFQDDSLTDWAAALTYYGVLSIFPGVLVLISLLGLLGESATEGVKDTVNQAVPNDSIQKIIEGAIDTADKNGGLASIAAIIGLVAAFWSASGYVGAFMRASNTIYDVPEGRPIWKTLPIRLGVTAVIGVLLLASAVIVVFTGRLAESVGDVIGVGSTAVAVWDIAKWPVLLVLVSLMFAILYWASPNARHGGFRWVSPGGVLAVVIWLVISGLFAFYVSNFSSYDKTYGTLAGVIIFLVWLWLSNIAILLGAEFDAELERGRAIAAGHAADDEPYVELRDDRKLRKKRNQRGSVD
- a CDS encoding ROK family protein gives rise to the protein MRTVDPLHVRLLRLLRDEGAVSRAELGDQLQMPRPRMLAELDRLVALGYVAEAGLAASRGGRRSTLVELNPKLRFAAVDLGASSMDIEVVNGRLEPVAHYGEAADIRNGPKVTLQRVNELLHKARVDGAYERLDAVGIGVPGPVSFRDGVPVSPPIMPGWDRYPVRELLSREHGCPAVVDNDVNIMAIGERHGGVAHSVDDFLFVKIGTGIGCGIYLTGEVYRGTDGCAGDIGHIQVDSHGPMCSCGNIGCLEALFSGAALAKDATAAARSGASPALAERMSLRGVVTALDVAEGAVEGDVTCIQLIRDGGRRVGGVLAGLVSFTNPSMIVIGGGLAQLGHILLAEIRSVVYRRSLPLATGNLPVVLSELGGRAGVAGAAVLASDVAFAEAA
- a CDS encoding sugar ABC transporter ATP-binding protein, which codes for MVLRLTDLVKTFPGVRALDGVQLEVRAGEVHCLLGQNGAGKSTLIKVLAGVHQPDSGQVEWRGEPATFANPQAAMKAGIATIYQELDLVEDLSVAENAFLGHEYRNFGFVQRGRMARHTRQILGRLGHAEIPPGRMVRSLPAAGKQIVSMARALSHEARLIIMDEPSAVLAHDEVGNLFRIIRELTAQGIAVIYISHRLEEIREIGDRVTVLKDGRTTAANLPARDTPTRDLVSRMTGRTIEYVFPDRPTDDTAGDDLLQVEGLTRTGEFADVSLNVRAGEIVGIAGLVGSGRSELLETIYGARLPDAGQVRMNGKALRPGVGSAVRAGMGMAPEERKSQALLLGEPIYRNVTLATFGRYARLGFTDAAKERAEADRIAETLELRPRDVDRPVRTLSGGNQQKVVVGRWLLGGTKLLLLDEPTRGVDVGARAELYQVIRSLAAQGVGVLLVSSEVPEVLGLADRVLVMREGRVVREAAAGELDENTVLDLVMAGSLMEGAPA
- a CDS encoding ABC transporter permease produces the protein MSDATPTPTATPERPQLPAQSPPVDPAETAVASDKATSGRLSWWRGDGGDGAKRNLGLIGVLVALIVVGAITKPDLYGDPNWVWNNVLAILQLASVVGVVTVGMTFVIIGGGIDLSVGAIVALAGVWCTTVATQNFGAGGMIFTALVVGICVGLVNGVLISYGRLVPFIATLAMLVAARGLAASISNKQTQVSSSTFINDIAARKVIGIPILVYILGAVVLAGWVLLNRTTFGRRTIAVGGNPEAARLAGINVRRHTMFLYALSGLCCGIAAIMLTSQATSAQAAMANLYELDAIAAAIIGGTLLSGGRGTIVGSLLGVIIFATITNLFAINGLSIEAQNMVKGGIIVAAVLIQQFQYKSVTRLLARNRVTTA
- a CDS encoding substrate-binding domain-containing protein, with the protein product MTQHSRDLSRRRLLFGGAAVGAATLLTACTSNETPAASTQTKAAGGSEGNNAPGKKVVIGFSAPAADHGWMGAIHANAKAQAAAYSDVEFKEVDGGSNSEAQRSTLGTLIAQKPDIIVVLPHDGKEVNAVALQAMQAGIPIVNLDRAFPDALASRLVIKGDNYGMGVSAGHFIGKMLKDKGIANPVIGEIAGLEIPLTVERSEGFKAALATYGFSVRNRRSAEFTSDSGQREASQLLQALPKIDAVWNHDDDQGIGVLAAIKQANRSEFFMVGGAGSKLAIDAIKADNTVLKATVTYNPSMASSAISLARLIAQGRGMGDLTELQVPKEVTLASETITKENASSYDKLGF
- a CDS encoding Gfo/Idh/MocA family protein, whose translation is MVGYAFMGAAHSQAWRTVNRVFDLPTRARMALICGRDTGKVADAADRLGWEAYTTDWRDLINRDDIDVIDVCTPGDSHAEIALAALAAGKHVLCEKPLANTVEEARAMTAAAEVARAAGVRSMCGFNYRRVPAVTMMRQLVADGRLGVIRHVRATYLQDWIVDPQFPLVWRLQKDRAGSGALGDIGAHIIDLTQFVTGQRISGVSAVTETFVRERPLPAESSGLAATVDGGTAPTGPVTVDDAAVFVARLDGGALATYEASRFATGRKNALRVEINGSLGSVVFDLERLNELEFYDATRPTAEQGFSRILVTEGEHPYMSAWWPPGHIIGYEHSFTHEMRDFIEAVATGVDPAPSFADALQVQLVLDAVARSAELGSSWTEVEPALTAATV